The Pseudomonas bijieensis DNA window TCACACTTTCTTGTAAAGCTGACTACCTTCCTTCTTGAACCGCTCAGCCTGTTCCGCCAAGCCCTGGGCGACATCGACATCCACCGCTTCAATGCGCTGGTTGGCCGCGTACTCGCGCACTTCCTGGGTGATTTTCATCGAGCAGAACTTCGGCCCGCACATCGAGCAGAAATGCGCGACCTTGGCCGAATCCTTCGGCAGGGTTTCGTCGTGGTACGAACGGGCGGTGTCCGGGTCCAGGCCGAGGTTGAACTGGTCTTCCCAGCGGAACTCGAAACGCGCCTTGCTCAAGGCATTGTCGCGGATCTGCGCGCCCGGGTGCCCTTTGGCAAGGTCGGCCGCGTGGGCGGCGATCTTGTAGGTGATGATCCCGGTCTTGACGTCATCCTTGTTCGGCAGGCCCAGGTGTTCCTTCGGTGTGACGTAGCAGAGCATCGCGCAACCGAACCAGCCGATCATCGCCGCACCGATGCCGGAGGTGATGTGGTCGTAGCCCGGCGCGATGTCGGTGGTCAGTGGGCCGAGGGTATAGAACGGCGCTTCATCGCAGCACTCGAGCTGCTTGTCCATGTTCTCCTTGATCAACTGCATCGGCACGTGGCCCGGGCCTTCGATCATGCACTGCACATCATGCTTCCAGGCGATCTTGGTCAGCTCGCCGAGGGTTTCCAGCTCACCGAACTGCGCTTCGTCGTTGGCGTCGGCAATCGAGCCCGGACGCAGGCCATCGCCCAGCGAGAAGCTGACGTCGTAGGCCTTCATGATTTCGCAGATGTCTTCGAAGTGGGTGTAGAGGAAGTTCTCTTTGTGGTGTGCCAGGCACCACTTGGCCATGATCGAACCACCACGGCTGACGATACCGGTGACGCGCTTGGCGGTCATTGGCACATAGCGCAGCAGCACGCCGGCGTGGATGGTGAAATAGTCGACGCCCTGCTCGGCCTGTTCGATCAGCGTGTCGCGGAACAGCTCCCAGGTCAGGTCTTCGGCCACGCCGCCGACTTTTTCCAGGGCCTGGTAGATCGGCACGGTGCCGATCGGCACCGGCGAGTTGCGGATGATCCATTCGCGGGTTTCATGGATGTGCTTGCCAGTGGACAGGTCCATGACCGTGTCCGAACCCCAGCGAATACCCCAGGTCAGTTTCGCCACTTCTTCTTCGATGGACGAACCCAGGGCACTGTTGCCGATGTTGCCGTTGATCTTCACCAGGAAGTTACGGCCGATGATCATCGGTTCCAGTTCGGTGTGGTTGATGTTGGCCGGGATGATCGCGCGACCGCGGGCGATTTCATCGCGTACGAATTCCGGGGTGATGACTTTCGGCACGCTGGCGCCGAAGCTGTGGCCGGCGTGTTGCTGGTCCAGCAGGCCGGCGGCGCGGGCCACTTCCAGCTTCATGTTTTCGCGGATGGCGACATATTCCATCTCGGCGGTAATGATGCCTTTGCGCGCGTAGTGCATCTGGCTGACGTTGGCGCCCGGCTTGGCACGGCGCGGGTTGTTCACGTGGGCGAAGCGCAGCTTGGTCAGCTCGGGGTCGGCCAGGCGTTCCTGGCCGAAGTTGGAACTCAGGCCGGCCAGGCGTTCGGTGTCGCCACGGGCTTCGATCCACGGCGAGCGCACATCGGCCAGGCCCTTGCGCACGTCGATGATCACGTTCGGGTCGGTGTAGGGGCCCGAAGTGTCATATACCACCACCGGCGCGTTGATTTCACCGCCGAAGTCGGTGGGGGTCACGTCGAGGCTGATTTCGCGCATGGGCACGCGAATATCCGGGCGACTGCCCTGGACATAGATTTTTTGCGAGCGGGTAAAGGGCTGGACCGATTGCTCATCGACCTGGGCCGATTCACTGAGGTTGGTCGCGTTTTTTGCTTTTGTCGTCATCACGGGCTCTCCAGACACACATCCAGGCAGTGGATTTTTGTCGGAGCGAACCTGTAGCGAATGGACGCGTCCCTGCACGAGAGTGCGGACGCTGTGCTTGCTGCTCGAGGATGCTCGAAAATCGAAAGTCGATGGTCGAACAACATCCCGGACGAAGCACAAGAGGACTCGCCGGGTGACGAGAAATCTTGTTCCCTACGCAGGCGTTAACCTGATCAGGTTCAACGGGATCCGAAATTATTCGATCTCAGCCTCATAGCAAGGCACCCCGACAAGAACCCGGCCAGTCTAGACACAACTACCAGAGAACGCCATCGCCAGGGCAAAAGGCGTGATGAATGGCGCATATACAGGATTGTTGCCGTGCCATCGCGCAACTACACTCGCTACGCCGCGCCTCTTGTGCGCACTCATCCGTGAAAT harbors:
- the thiC gene encoding phosphomethylpyrimidine synthase ThiC; this encodes MTTKAKNATNLSESAQVDEQSVQPFTRSQKIYVQGSRPDIRVPMREISLDVTPTDFGGEINAPVVVYDTSGPYTDPNVIIDVRKGLADVRSPWIEARGDTERLAGLSSNFGQERLADPELTKLRFAHVNNPRRAKPGANVSQMHYARKGIITAEMEYVAIRENMKLEVARAAGLLDQQHAGHSFGASVPKVITPEFVRDEIARGRAIIPANINHTELEPMIIGRNFLVKINGNIGNSALGSSIEEEVAKLTWGIRWGSDTVMDLSTGKHIHETREWIIRNSPVPIGTVPIYQALEKVGGVAEDLTWELFRDTLIEQAEQGVDYFTIHAGVLLRYVPMTAKRVTGIVSRGGSIMAKWCLAHHKENFLYTHFEDICEIMKAYDVSFSLGDGLRPGSIADANDEAQFGELETLGELTKIAWKHDVQCMIEGPGHVPMQLIKENMDKQLECCDEAPFYTLGPLTTDIAPGYDHITSGIGAAMIGWFGCAMLCYVTPKEHLGLPNKDDVKTGIITYKIAAHAADLAKGHPGAQIRDNALSKARFEFRWEDQFNLGLDPDTARSYHDETLPKDSAKVAHFCSMCGPKFCSMKITQEVREYAANQRIEAVDVDVAQGLAEQAERFKKEGSQLYKKV